From Bacteroidota bacterium, a single genomic window includes:
- a CDS encoding SDR family NAD(P)-dependent oxidoreductase: MENSNWTAAEIPSQENKVVVITGASSGLGKEASRVFAEKGARVVMAVRNTKKAESVAKAIREGYPKANIDIRELDLGSLDSVKSFADQLLTDYAQLDILINNAGVMMSPYAKTKDGFELQMGTNHLGHFALTGRLMPLLKRTPQSRIVATASIAHRTGDIQFEDLNWEKRKYKTGQAYADSKIANLYFAYELAKRLQSDKNHPLVTAAHPGWTKTELDRHSGVAAFLGNILAQHVEMGTLPTLRAAVDPEAKPGNYFGPAKFFEARGFPIVVKSNPKSNDSAIAKRLWDVSEQLTGVRY; this comes from the coding sequence ATGGAAAATTCAAATTGGACGGCAGCGGAAATCCCGAGCCAGGAAAACAAGGTGGTGGTGATCACCGGTGCGAGCAGCGGGTTGGGCAAGGAAGCGAGCCGTGTGTTTGCCGAGAAGGGGGCGCGCGTGGTGATGGCGGTCAGGAATACAAAAAAGGCAGAAAGCGTCGCCAAGGCCATTCGGGAGGGGTATCCCAAGGCGAACATCGACATTCGCGAGCTTGACCTGGGCAGCTTGGATTCGGTGAAATCGTTTGCGGATCAATTGCTCACAGATTATGCGCAATTGGACATCCTGATCAACAATGCGGGGGTCATGATGAGTCCGTATGCGAAGACCAAGGACGGGTTTGAATTGCAAATGGGAACCAATCATTTGGGCCATTTTGCCTTGACCGGACGCCTGATGCCGCTGCTCAAAAGGACACCGCAATCCCGGATTGTGGCCACGGCGAGCATTGCGCACCGCACGGGAGACATTCAATTTGAGGATTTGAATTGGGAAAAGCGCAAGTACAAAACCGGTCAGGCCTATGCCGACAGCAAAATTGCGAACCTGTATTTCGCCTACGAACTCGCCAAAAGGCTCCAATCCGACAAAAATCATCCGCTTGTGACGGCCGCGCACCCGGGTTGGACCAAAACCGAATTGGACCGGCATTCGGGCGTGGCAGCGTTTTTAGGGAATATTTTGGCGCAACATGTCGAAATGGGTACGCTTCCCACATTGCGCGCAGCGGTTGATCCGGAGGCCAAACCAGGAAATTATTTTGGTCCGGCGAAGTTTTTTGAGGCGCGTGGTTTTCCCATTGTCGTCAAATCCAATCCAAAATCGAATGATTCGGCCATCGCGAAAAGGCTTTGGGATGTGTCGGAGCAGTTGACGGGGGTTAGGTATTGA
- a CDS encoding histidine kinase — protein MSKSIHIPYRSLWKMALLTAPLLAVALASPILIASGIGWEYAGVILPATTGIALLAWALNLAFLPWMQRLGKWKWLQIFLIGGLMISVSMVILKVLHGQLPPQAERLAMIRYVNAFAVNTIIYVLIDLRMLSETKARLVEENAQLRMTGLETQYQILKDQVNPHFLFNALGTIKSLARRDPALTEAYIIRLSDFLRVTLQEARDHVTLSDELRLVRDYIELQKMRFHSALDFECAAEVSAAEFKLPYFSLLTLVENAVKHNSMTVEAPLRIRITRVGDRITVWNNRQSKSMHAAGNGSGLSNLQHRCRILGHGEIDIQESATEYSVSFNLLPV, from the coding sequence ATGTCCAAGTCGATTCATATCCCTTATCGCAGCCTTTGGAAGATGGCCTTGCTCACCGCGCCGTTGTTGGCCGTGGCTTTGGCGAGTCCGATTTTGATTGCATCGGGCATCGGATGGGAATATGCCGGGGTGATTTTGCCGGCGACAACGGGGATTGCCTTGTTGGCTTGGGCGCTGAATTTGGCCTTTTTGCCGTGGATGCAGCGCCTGGGAAAGTGGAAATGGCTGCAAATTTTCCTGATCGGCGGATTGATGATCAGCGTTTCCATGGTGATTTTGAAGGTCTTGCACGGGCAATTGCCGCCGCAGGCTGAGCGGTTGGCGATGATCAGGTATGTGAATGCATTTGCGGTCAATACCATCATTTATGTTTTGATTGACCTGCGGATGTTGTCGGAAACGAAGGCACGTTTGGTCGAGGAAAACGCGCAACTGCGAATGACCGGCCTTGAAACGCAATATCAGATTCTCAAGGATCAGGTGAATCCGCATTTTTTGTTCAATGCATTGGGAACCATTAAATCGCTTGCACGGCGCGATCCAGCCCTGACCGAGGCGTACATCATCCGTCTGAGTGACTTTTTGCGGGTGACCTTGCAGGAGGCGCGCGATCACGTGACACTTTCCGACGAATTGCGCTTGGTTCGAGACTATATTGAGCTGCAAAAAATGCGTTTTCATTCGGCGCTTGACTTCGAATGCGCGGCCGAGGTTTCGGCGGCGGAGTTCAAATTGCCGTATTTTTCGCTGCTGACGTTGGTCGAGAATGCCGTAAAGCACAATTCGATGACCGTGGAGGCGCCCTTGCGCATTCGCATTACCCGTGTGGGAGACAGGATTACGGTGTGGAACAACCGCCAATCCAAGTCAATGCATGCCGCAGGCAATGGCAGCGGCCTCTCCAACCTGCAACACCGTTGCCGTATATTAGGCCATGGCGAAATTGACATTCAAGAATCCGCCACCGAATATTCCGTTTCCTTCAACCTCTTGCCGGTATGA
- a CDS encoding response regulator transcription factor has translation MKIVILEDEPMMAMDLASDIHSLRPDWQVIQTLGSVKQATEWLAANGGFDLIFSDIQLGDGTCFDVFSKVAPTAPVIFCTAYDQYALQAFQANGIGYLLKPYSRDSLRLAIEKFEKLRPAAPDFSALLAQLVSPKPAVQSPHRILVHHKDKIIPVPLEEIALFYLHHENTMLLRFDGQRFALNEKLSDIEEIAGPDFYRASRQHLVSRKAIREATQYFARKLLLTLTVPFEEEVTISKEKVGGFLEWLA, from the coding sequence ATGAAAATTGTGATCCTGGAAGACGAGCCGATGATGGCCATGGACCTTGCGAGTGACATTCATTCGCTGCGTCCGGATTGGCAGGTGATCCAGACCTTGGGTTCGGTGAAGCAGGCAACGGAATGGCTCGCTGCGAATGGCGGATTTGATCTGATTTTCAGCGATATCCAACTGGGCGACGGCACTTGTTTTGATGTGTTTTCGAAGGTAGCACCTACTGCTCCGGTGATCTTTTGTACGGCGTATGACCAATATGCTTTGCAGGCCTTTCAGGCGAATGGCATTGGCTATCTGCTCAAACCCTATAGCCGTGACAGCCTGCGGCTAGCCATCGAGAAATTCGAAAAGCTGCGTCCTGCTGCGCCTGATTTTTCGGCGCTTTTGGCACAACTTGTTTCGCCCAAACCCGCCGTTCAGAGCCCACACCGCATCTTGGTGCACCACAAAGACAAGATCATTCCGGTGCCCTTGGAGGAGATTGCGCTGTTTTACCTGCACCATGAAAATACAATGCTGTTGCGCTTCGACGGGCAACGTTTTGCGTTGAATGAAAAATTGAGCGACATCGAGGAAATCGCCGGCCCGGATTTTTACCGCGCAAGCCGACAGCACTTGGTGAGCCGCAAAGCGATCCGCGAAGCAACCCAGTATTTTGCGAGAAAGCTGCTGCTGACGTTGACCGTGCCTTTTGAGGAGGAGGTCACCATCTCCAAGGAGAAGGTGGGCGGTTTTTTGGAGTGGTTAGCTTGA
- a CDS encoding type II toxin-antitoxin system RelE/ParE family toxin gives MEYLESVAGQASAKRFMLSFANKIDQISQFPRQFPESQRFDAARKCIVYGTFILYYRIKGNDKVEVVTIRHAKSSRV, from the coding sequence TTGGAATACCTCGAATCCGTTGCAGGACAAGCCTCAGCCAAAAGATTCATGCTTTCATTTGCAAACAAAATTGATCAAATTTCTCAATTCCCTCGTCAGTTTCCCGAATCGCAAAGGTTTGATGCTGCGCGCAAATGCATCGTTTATGGAACATTCATTCTCTATTATCGCATCAAGGGCAACGATAAAGTAGAAGTCGTTACCATAAGGCATGCAAAATCATCGCGGGTGTAA
- a CDS encoding TolC family protein has product MKNPSPQRKCIRMLGLLPVLLALLLAPKPASAQGLEFNSLDDLLTYADAHSAVTKSADAQTELARLQNAAAIANTVNLRGTASVTATNNFALPVNFLPAEIFGGPAGTFRQVTFGQQFVNVASIAPQLDVVNPSTWARVGSARSSAELTATTNALNRRNQHENIATTYCNLGSVTAQQEAAEANLRAADSIVSLVQNRFDAGIGRLQDLNNAKVNRANLSDFVQQLEVRKAQQILSLKGLLGMPPQEVLTYERLAPVEANAYPTPANSQLLRKQAAYATAVQRSELLANRLAFLPTFSIVAGFNWQQNSNEKMFNSADWIDSRFVGFKLSVPLPTETKLWSQAEDFRINLRLKEINSEQAALQETLQNQQLDLEIRRATEALVNAESIAKLKEENYRLSSNNYLEGILSLDQLLTAFTDKTNAILSKINAEWNLQLQLNKLGLNQLADSN; this is encoded by the coding sequence ATGAAAAATCCATCCCCCCAAAGAAAGTGCATCCGGATGCTCGGCCTTTTGCCTGTGCTTCTTGCGCTCTTGCTCGCACCCAAACCCGCGTCGGCGCAGGGCTTGGAATTCAATTCCTTGGATGACCTGCTCACTTACGCCGACGCCCATAGCGCGGTCACCAAAAGCGCCGATGCCCAAACCGAACTCGCTCGCCTCCAAAATGCTGCGGCCATCGCCAATACGGTGAATTTGCGCGGAACTGCGTCGGTTACCGCGACCAACAACTTCGCGTTGCCGGTGAACTTCCTGCCGGCGGAGATCTTTGGTGGGCCTGCCGGGACCTTCCGGCAAGTGACTTTTGGACAGCAATTTGTAAATGTCGCTTCCATCGCGCCGCAATTGGATGTCGTGAATCCCAGCACTTGGGCCCGTGTCGGAAGCGCACGTTCGAGTGCCGAATTGACCGCCACCACCAATGCGCTCAATCGCCGCAATCAGCACGAGAATATTGCGACCACATATTGCAACCTCGGCTCGGTGACGGCTCAACAGGAGGCAGCCGAAGCCAATTTGCGGGCGGCCGACAGCATCGTTTCCCTGGTGCAAAACCGCTTCGATGCCGGCATTGGACGGCTGCAGGACCTCAACAATGCCAAGGTCAACCGTGCGAATTTGTCCGATTTTGTGCAGCAATTGGAAGTACGCAAGGCACAGCAAATCTTGAGCCTCAAGGGATTGCTAGGGATGCCACCGCAGGAGGTCCTGACGTACGAACGCCTTGCACCGGTAGAAGCCAATGCCTATCCGACCCCCGCAAACAGCCAATTGTTGCGCAAGCAAGCCGCTTATGCCACGGCCGTGCAACGCTCCGAATTGCTCGCCAACCGTTTGGCTTTCCTGCCCACCTTTTCCATCGTGGCGGGCTTCAATTGGCAGCAAAACAGCAACGAAAAAATGTTCAACAGCGCCGATTGGATCGATTCGCGATTTGTTGGATTCAAGCTCTCCGTTCCCCTGCCGACGGAAACAAAATTATGGTCGCAAGCCGAGGACTTCCGCATCAATCTGCGCCTCAAAGAGATCAATTCCGAGCAGGCTGCCTTGCAGGAAACGTTGCAAAATCAGCAATTGGATTTGGAAATTCGGAGAGCGACGGAAGCCTTGGTCAACGCCGAATCGATTGCAAAACTCAAGGAGGAAAATTACCGCTTGAGCAGCAACAATTACCTCGAAGGCATATTGTCGCTCGACCAATTGCTGACCGCTTTCACCGATAAAACCAATGCCATCCTGTCCAAAATCAATGCGGAGTGGAATTTGCAATTGCAGTTGAATAAGTTGGGGTTGAATCAGTTAGCGGATAGTAATTAG
- a CDS encoding transposase, translating to MAKVPYTISDIPYFVTLTVVGHTDFFTRMDYREEIIKNLEFCQRNKGLEIYAYVLMTNHLHMIAKGKETSLGEALRDFKSFTAKKMIAMMNENPKESRREWLQSRFSFLSRIHARDARIQFWARDNYPEEIETDWFFRQKEAYIHENPVRAGFVARPEDWYFSSASPDSPLTVCRV from the coding sequence ATGGCAAAAGTCCCCTATACGATTTCGGATATTCCCTACTTTGTTACCTTGACGGTCGTCGGCCACACGGATTTCTTCACGCGAATGGACTACCGTGAAGAAATCATTAAAAACCTTGAATTCTGCCAACGCAACAAAGGTCTGGAAATCTATGCGTACGTCCTCATGACCAACCACCTGCACATGATTGCAAAAGGAAAGGAAACCTCCCTCGGCGAGGCTTTACGCGATTTCAAAAGCTTTACCGCCAAGAAAATGATTGCCATGATGAACGAAAATCCCAAGGAAAGCCGCAGAGAATGGCTCCAAAGCAGATTTTCGTTCTTGTCGCGGATCCATGCCCGCGATGCCCGCATTCAATTCTGGGCGCGAGACAATTATCCCGAGGAAATCGAAACTGATTGGTTCTTCCGTCAGAAAGAAGCTTACATCCATGAGAATCCAGTTCGAGCTGGATTCGTGGCGCGACCGGAAGATTGGTATTTTTCAAGTGCAAGCCCAGACAGTCCGCTCACGGTTTGCAGGGTTTGA
- a CDS encoding AraC family transcriptional regulator, protein MAEFFHTKSISEVHQFLGLGKPAHPLITIIREWPKLDLDILNLKLTSDLYLFSMKGKINGTFRYGRNSYDFEEGALVFIAPHQVVSFEDPMEHEGSSGWTILFHPDLIRNSALGSTITSYGFLDYDVTEALHLSEKEQISLNDLVEKIETEIHQNFDRHSQDLIVQNLETILKYSNRYYERQFYTRTNLNVDLVQRFEKFLETYFASDELMEKGIPTLKQCGEALNMSGPYLSDLLRLSTGSSAKEHIHRHIISSAKVTLLRSNISVAEVAYKLGFEYPQHFSKLFKSQTGMSPSEYRNLN, encoded by the coding sequence ATGGCTGAGTTTTTTCACACCAAAAGCATTTCGGAAGTCCATCAATTTTTAGGATTGGGGAAGCCTGCCCATCCCTTGATTACCATCATCCGGGAATGGCCCAAGCTGGATCTGGACATTCTTAACCTCAAGTTGACGAGTGACTTGTACCTTTTTTCGATGAAGGGCAAAATCAATGGCACCTTCCGTTATGGCCGTAATTCGTATGATTTCGAAGAAGGTGCGTTGGTGTTTATTGCCCCGCATCAAGTGGTCTCCTTTGAGGATCCGATGGAGCACGAAGGCAGTTCCGGCTGGACCATTCTTTTTCATCCCGACTTGATACGCAATTCGGCATTGGGGAGCACGATCACGAGTTATGGTTTTCTGGATTACGACGTGACGGAAGCCTTGCACCTCTCTGAAAAGGAGCAAATTTCCTTGAATGATTTGGTGGAGAAGATCGAGACGGAAATTCATCAGAACTTCGACCGCCATTCGCAGGATTTGATTGTGCAGAATTTGGAGACAATTCTGAAGTACAGCAACCGCTATTACGAAAGGCAATTTTACACGCGCACGAATTTGAATGTCGATCTTGTGCAGCGCTTCGAGAAATTCCTGGAAACGTATTTCGCCTCCGACGAATTGATGGAAAAGGGGATTCCGACCCTCAAACAATGTGGCGAGGCGCTCAATATGTCGGGTCCGTATTTGAGTGACCTCCTGCGGCTCTCTACAGGCAGCAGTGCCAAGGAACATATTCACCGGCATATCATCTCAAGCGCGAAAGTGACCCTGTTGCGGTCCAATATTTCGGTGGCGGAAGTGGCCTACAAATTGGGCTTCGAATACCCGCAACACTTCAGCAAATTGTTCAAATCCCAAACGGGGATGAGTCCTTCGGAGTATCGGAATTTGAATTGA